Proteins encoded by one window of Serratia nevei:
- the mltF gene encoding membrane-bound lytic murein transglycosylase MltF, with the protein MKRLKINYILIGVVTLLLALALWPNITWRSGQGGQLQEIISRGELRISTLNSPLTYFNTKQGPGGLDYELAKRFANYLGVKLVVIPHQNINDLFDDLDDDDADLLAAGLIYNQERLSRARTGPAYYSVSQQLVYRLGTPRPKGFADIKGKLAVASGSAHVSTLKQLKQDKYPDLAWESSSDLTSKELLERVADGKLDYTLGDSVTIALLQRIHPQLAVAFDVTDEEPVTWYLKRDGDDSLYAAMLDFYSQMVDDGTLARLEEKYLGHVGSFDYVDTKTFLSAIDSVLPNFRPLFEKHANEIDWKLLAAIAYQESHWNPQATSPTGVRGLMMLTRATADGLGVNDRLDPEESIQGGALYLQRLMAKVPDSVPEDERIWFSLAAYNMGWGHMLDARKLTKTQKGNPDSWVDVKQRLPMLSQKRYYPQLTYGYARGREAYNYVENIRRYQVSLVGYLQEKERKAAQAAAEQEALGKGYPTVMPELALNY; encoded by the coding sequence TTGAAACGTCTTAAAATAAACTACATCCTCATCGGCGTTGTCACCCTGCTTCTGGCTCTCGCGCTGTGGCCCAATATCACCTGGCGCAGCGGCCAGGGCGGGCAACTCCAGGAGATCATTTCCCGCGGCGAGTTGCGTATCAGCACGCTGAATTCACCGCTGACCTATTTCAACACCAAGCAAGGGCCGGGTGGGCTCGACTACGAACTGGCGAAGCGCTTCGCCAACTACCTCGGGGTGAAGCTGGTGGTGATCCCCCATCAGAACATCAATGACCTGTTCGACGATCTGGACGATGACGACGCTGACCTGCTGGCGGCCGGCCTGATCTACAACCAGGAGCGCCTCAGCCGCGCGCGCACCGGCCCGGCCTACTACTCCGTTTCCCAACAGCTGGTGTACCGGCTGGGCACCCCGCGGCCAAAAGGCTTCGCCGACATTAAAGGCAAGCTGGCGGTCGCCTCCGGTTCCGCGCACGTCAGCACGCTAAAGCAGCTCAAGCAGGATAAATACCCGGATCTCGCCTGGGAGTCCTCCAGCGATCTCACCTCCAAAGAGCTGCTGGAGCGAGTCGCCGACGGCAAGCTGGACTACACCCTCGGCGATTCGGTAACCATCGCGCTGCTGCAGCGCATTCATCCGCAGCTGGCGGTGGCGTTCGACGTCACCGACGAAGAGCCGGTCACCTGGTATCTGAAACGCGATGGCGACGACAGCCTGTACGCGGCGATGCTGGATTTCTACAGCCAGATGGTGGATGACGGCACCCTGGCGCGGCTGGAAGAGAAGTACCTCGGCCACGTCGGCAGCTTCGACTATGTGGACACCAAAACCTTCCTGTCGGCCATCGACTCGGTGCTGCCCAACTTCCGCCCGCTGTTCGAGAAGCACGCCAACGAGATCGACTGGAAGCTGCTGGCGGCCATCGCCTATCAGGAATCGCACTGGAATCCGCAGGCCACCTCGCCCACCGGCGTGCGCGGCCTGATGATGCTGACCCGCGCCACCGCCGACGGCCTGGGGGTCAACGATCGCCTCGATCCGGAAGAGAGCATTCAAGGCGGCGCCCTTTACCTGCAACGGCTGATGGCCAAGGTGCCGGACAGCGTGCCGGAAGACGAGCGCATCTGGTTCTCGCTGGCGGCTTACAACATGGGCTGGGGCCACATGCTGGACGCGCGCAAGCTGACCAAGACGCAAAAGGGCAACCCAGACAGCTGGGTCGACGTCAAGCAGCGCCTGCCGATGCTCAGCCAGAAGCGCTACTATCCGCAGCTGACCTACGGCTATGCGCGCGGGCGTGAAGCCTACAACTATGTAGAAAACATCCGCCGCTACCAGGTCAGTCTGGTGGGCTATCTGCAGGAAAAAGAGAGAAAGGCGGCGCAAGCGGCCGCCGAGCAAGAGGCGTTGGGGAAAGGCTACCCGACGGTGATGCCGGAACTGGCGCTCAACTACTGA
- the glrR gene encoding two-component system response regulator GlrR — protein sequence MTARKPANLLLVDDDPSLLKLLGMRLTSEGFHVTTAESGQEALRLLAREQIDLVISDLRMDEMDGMALFAEIQKHQPGMPVIILTAHGSIPDAVAATQQGVFSFLTKPVDRDALYKAIDEALALSATPAGDEAWREDIVTRSPLMLRLLEQVKMVAQSDVSVLINGQSGTGKEVVAQAIHAASPRAGKAFIAINCGALPEQLLESELFGHAKGAFTGAVSSREGLFQAAAGGTLFLDEIGDMPLSLQVKLLRVLQERKVRPLGSNRDLDIDVRIISATHRDLQKAMAKNEFREDLYYRLNVVNLKIPALNERAEDIPLLANHLLREAAQRHKPFVRSFSTDAMKRLMTASWPGNVRQLVNVIEQCVALTSAPVISEALVEQALEGENTALPTFAEARNQFELHYLRKLLQITKGNVTQAARMAGRNRTEFYKLLSRHELDANDFKE from the coding sequence ATGACCGCACGCAAACCGGCCAATTTGCTCTTGGTTGACGACGATCCCAGCCTGCTGAAGCTGCTGGGCATGCGTCTGACCAGCGAAGGTTTTCACGTCACCACCGCCGAAAGCGGCCAGGAAGCGCTGCGCCTGCTGGCGCGCGAACAGATCGATCTGGTGATCAGCGATCTGCGTATGGACGAGATGGACGGCATGGCGCTGTTCGCCGAGATCCAAAAGCATCAGCCGGGCATGCCGGTGATCATCCTCACCGCGCACGGTTCGATTCCCGATGCGGTGGCCGCCACCCAGCAGGGGGTGTTCAGCTTCCTCACCAAACCGGTGGATCGCGATGCGCTGTATAAGGCCATCGACGAAGCGCTCGCGCTGTCGGCCACCCCGGCCGGCGACGAGGCCTGGCGCGAAGACATCGTCACCCGCAGCCCGCTGATGCTGCGCCTGCTGGAGCAGGTGAAAATGGTGGCGCAGTCCGACGTCAGCGTCTTGATCAACGGCCAGAGCGGCACCGGCAAAGAGGTGGTGGCGCAGGCGATCCACGCCGCCAGCCCGCGCGCCGGCAAGGCGTTTATCGCCATCAACTGCGGTGCGCTGCCGGAGCAGCTGCTGGAGTCCGAACTGTTCGGCCACGCCAAGGGCGCCTTTACCGGCGCGGTCAGCAGCCGCGAAGGGCTGTTCCAGGCGGCGGCGGGCGGCACGCTGTTCCTCGACGAGATCGGCGACATGCCGCTGTCGCTGCAGGTGAAGTTGCTGCGCGTGCTGCAAGAGCGCAAGGTGCGGCCGCTGGGCAGCAACCGCGATCTGGACATTGACGTGCGCATCATCTCCGCCACCCACCGCGATCTGCAAAAGGCGATGGCGAAGAACGAGTTCCGCGAGGATCTCTACTACCGCCTCAACGTGGTGAACCTGAAGATCCCGGCGCTCAACGAACGCGCCGAAGATATCCCGCTGCTGGCCAACCACCTGTTGCGCGAGGCGGCTCAGCGGCACAAGCCGTTCGTGCGCAGCTTCTCGACCGACGCCATGAAGCGGCTGATGACCGCCAGCTGGCCGGGCAACGTGCGTCAGCTAGTCAACGTCATCGAGCAGTGCGTGGCGCTGACCTCGGCGCCGGTGATCAGCGAAGCGCTGGTGGAGCAGGCGCTGGAAGGGGAAAACACCGCGCTGCCGACCTTCGCCGAAGCGCGCAACCAGTTCGAGTTGCACTACCTGCGCAAGCTGCTGCAGATCACCAAGGGCAACGTGACCCAGGCCGCGCGCATGGCGGGCCGCAACCGCACCGAGTTTTACAAATTGCTGTCGCGCCACGAGCTGGACGCCAACGATTTTAAAGAATGA
- the purL gene encoding phosphoribosylformylglycinamidine synthase: protein MMEILRGSPALSAFRITKLLSRCQDAHLPVSDIYAEYVHFADVSAPLSAEEHAKLQRLLKYGPSLAEHAPEGRLLLVTPRPGTISPWSSKATDIAHNCGLQQVLRLERGLAFYVKAPELTETQWRQLAALLHDRMMETVFSELQQAEQLFAHHQPAPYQSVDVLGAGRTALEQANVRLGLALAQDEIDYLLNAFTGLGRNPTDIELYMFAQANSEHCRHKIFNADWIIDGEQQPKSLFKMIKNTYEQTPDYVLSAYKDNAAVMEGSQVGRFFAAPDNGKYDYHQEEAHILMKVETHNHPTAISPWPGAATGSGGEIRDEGATGRGAKPKAGLVGFSVSNLRIPGFEQPWEQDFGKPERIVTALDIMTEGPLGGAAFNNEFGRPALLGYFRTYEERVNSHNGVELRGYHKPIMLAGGIGNIRADHVQKGEITVGAKLVVLGGPAMNIGLGGGAASSMASGQSDADLDFASVQRDNPEMERRCQEVIDRCWQLGDQNPILFIHDVGAGGLSNAMPELVSDGGRGGRFELRDILNDEPGMSPLEVWCNESQERYVMAIAPAQMAQFDEICRRERAPYAVIGEATEEQHLTLNDRHFDNQPIDMPLDVLLGKTPKMTRDVTRLQANGQPVQRENITLADAVKRVLHLPAVAEKTFLITIGDRTVTGMVARDQMVGPWQIPVADCAVTTASLDSYYGEAMSLGERAPVALLDFAASGRLAVGEALTNLAATEIGSLKRVKLSANWMAAAGHPGEDAGLYEAVKAVGEELCPALGITIPVGKDSMSMKTRWQEGNEQREMTSPLSLVITAFARVEDVRHTVTPQLRTDKGDSALLLIDLGNGHNALGATALAQVYRQLGDKPADVRNVAQLAGFFNAMQQLVADQALLAYHDRADGGLLVTLAEMAFAGHCGVDVNLDGLGDDALAVLFNEELGAVIQVRAERLDDVKQAFAQHGLTDNVHHIGSVQAGDRFVITQHGKALYSESRNTLRTWWAETTWQMQRLRDNPACADQEHQAKQDEQDPGLNVKLTFAPEEDIAAPYIAKGARPKVAVLREQGVNSHVEMAAAFHRAGFDAVDVHMSDLLAGRRDLQDFHTLVACGGFSYGDVLGAGEGWAKSILFNERVRDEFEAFFHRPQTLALGVCNGCQMMSNLRELIPGAEHWPRFVRNLSDRFEARFSLVEVAASPSLFLQGMTGSRMPIAVSHGEGHVEVRDAAHLAALESHGLVALRFVNNAGQVTEAYPANPNGSPNGITAVTSASGRATVMMPHPERVFRTVSNSWHPEEWGEDSPWMRMFRNARKQLG, encoded by the coding sequence ATTATGGAAATTCTGCGTGGTTCGCCCGCTTTATCGGCTTTTCGCATTACCAAACTGCTGTCCCGCTGCCAGGACGCCCACCTGCCCGTCAGTGATATCTACGCCGAGTATGTCCACTTTGCCGATGTTAGCGCACCGCTCAGTGCCGAAGAACACGCCAAACTTCAGCGGCTGCTCAAGTACGGTCCTTCTCTCGCCGAACATGCCCCTGAAGGCCGGTTGCTGCTGGTCACGCCGCGTCCGGGCACCATTTCTCCCTGGTCTTCCAAAGCCACCGACATCGCCCACAACTGCGGTCTGCAGCAGGTGCTGCGGTTGGAGCGCGGCCTGGCGTTCTACGTCAAGGCGCCCGAGCTGACGGAAACCCAGTGGCGCCAGCTCGCCGCGCTGCTGCACGATCGCATGATGGAAACCGTCTTCAGCGAGCTGCAACAGGCCGAACAGCTGTTCGCGCACCATCAGCCAGCGCCGTATCAGTCTGTCGACGTGCTGGGCGCAGGGCGCACCGCGCTGGAGCAGGCCAACGTCCGGCTCGGCCTGGCGCTGGCGCAGGACGAGATCGACTACCTGCTGAATGCCTTTACCGGTTTGGGGCGCAACCCGACGGATATCGAACTTTATATGTTCGCGCAGGCCAACTCCGAGCACTGCCGCCACAAGATTTTCAACGCCGATTGGATCATCGACGGCGAACAGCAGCCTAAATCGCTGTTCAAGATGATCAAGAACACCTATGAGCAGACGCCGGACTATGTGCTGTCGGCGTATAAAGACAACGCCGCGGTGATGGAAGGCTCGCAGGTCGGCCGCTTCTTCGCCGCGCCGGACAACGGCAAGTACGATTACCATCAGGAAGAAGCGCACATCCTGATGAAGGTGGAAACCCACAACCACCCGACGGCGATCTCGCCGTGGCCGGGCGCCGCGACCGGCTCCGGCGGCGAGATCCGCGACGAGGGGGCTACCGGCCGCGGCGCCAAGCCGAAAGCCGGCCTGGTGGGCTTCTCGGTGTCCAACCTGCGTATTCCCGGCTTTGAACAGCCGTGGGAGCAGGATTTCGGCAAGCCGGAACGCATCGTCACCGCGCTGGATATCATGACCGAAGGCCCGCTGGGCGGCGCGGCGTTCAACAACGAATTCGGTCGTCCGGCGCTGCTGGGCTACTTCCGTACCTATGAAGAGCGCGTCAACAGCCACAACGGCGTTGAGCTGCGCGGCTACCACAAACCGATCATGCTGGCGGGCGGCATCGGCAACATCCGCGCCGATCACGTGCAGAAAGGGGAAATCACCGTCGGCGCCAAGCTGGTGGTGCTGGGCGGCCCGGCGATGAATATCGGCCTGGGCGGTGGCGCGGCCTCGTCGATGGCGTCCGGTCAGTCCGATGCCGATCTGGACTTCGCTTCGGTGCAGCGCGACAACCCGGAAATGGAGCGCCGCTGTCAGGAAGTGATCGACCGCTGCTGGCAGCTGGGCGACCAGAACCCGATTCTGTTTATCCATGACGTCGGTGCCGGCGGCCTGTCCAACGCCATGCCGGAGCTGGTGAGCGACGGCGGCCGCGGCGGCCGCTTCGAGCTGCGCGATATCCTCAACGACGAGCCGGGCATGAGCCCGCTGGAAGTGTGGTGCAACGAATCGCAGGAGCGTTACGTGATGGCGATTGCCCCGGCGCAGATGGCGCAGTTCGACGAGATCTGCCGCCGTGAGCGCGCACCTTATGCGGTGATCGGCGAAGCGACCGAAGAACAGCACCTGACCTTGAACGACCGTCACTTCGACAACCAGCCGATCGACATGCCGCTGGACGTGCTGCTCGGCAAGACGCCGAAAATGACCCGCGACGTTACCCGCCTGCAGGCGAATGGCCAGCCGGTGCAGCGTGAGAACATCACGCTGGCCGACGCGGTGAAACGCGTGCTGCATCTGCCGGCCGTTGCGGAGAAAACCTTCCTGATCACCATCGGCGATCGCACCGTTACCGGCATGGTGGCGCGTGACCAGATGGTCGGCCCGTGGCAGATACCGGTAGCCGACTGTGCGGTCACTACCGCCAGCCTGGACAGCTACTACGGCGAGGCGATGTCGCTCGGCGAACGTGCGCCGGTGGCGCTGCTGGACTTCGCCGCCTCCGGCCGCCTGGCGGTCGGGGAAGCGCTGACCAACCTGGCTGCCACCGAAATCGGCAGCCTGAAGCGCGTGAAGCTGTCCGCCAACTGGATGGCCGCCGCCGGCCACCCGGGCGAAGACGCCGGCCTGTACGAAGCGGTGAAAGCGGTGGGCGAAGAGCTGTGCCCGGCGCTGGGCATCACCATCCCGGTGGGCAAAGACTCCATGTCGATGAAAACCCGCTGGCAGGAAGGCAACGAACAGCGCGAAATGACCTCGCCGCTGTCGCTGGTCATCACCGCCTTCGCCCGCGTGGAGGACGTGCGCCACACCGTGACGCCGCAGCTGCGCACCGATAAGGGCGACAGCGCGCTGCTGTTGATCGACCTGGGCAACGGCCATAACGCGCTGGGTGCCACTGCGCTGGCGCAGGTTTACCGCCAACTGGGCGACAAACCGGCCGACGTGCGCAACGTTGCGCAGCTGGCGGGCTTCTTCAACGCCATGCAGCAGTTGGTGGCCGATCAAGCGCTGCTGGCTTACCACGACCGCGCCGACGGCGGCCTGCTGGTGACGCTGGCGGAGATGGCCTTCGCCGGTCACTGCGGTGTGGACGTCAATCTCGACGGCCTCGGCGACGATGCGCTGGCGGTGCTGTTCAACGAAGAGCTGGGCGCGGTGATCCAGGTGCGCGCCGAACGTCTCGACGACGTGAAGCAGGCGTTCGCTCAGCACGGACTGACCGACAACGTGCATCACATCGGCAGCGTGCAGGCCGGCGATCGTTTCGTCATCACCCAACACGGCAAGGCGCTGTACAGCGAAAGCCGCAATACGCTGCGCACCTGGTGGGCGGAAACCACCTGGCAGATGCAGCGCCTGCGCGACAACCCGGCGTGCGCCGATCAGGAACATCAGGCCAAGCAGGATGAACAAGATCCCGGCCTGAACGTGAAGCTGACCTTCGCACCGGAGGAAGACATCGCCGCGCCGTACATCGCCAAGGGCGCTCGCCCTAAAGTGGCGGTGCTGCGCGAGCAGGGGGTGAACTCCCACGTTGAAATGGCGGCGGCGTTCCACCGCGCCGGCTTTGACGCGGTGGACGTGCACATGAGCGATCTGCTGGCGGGGCGCCGCGATCTGCAGGACTTCCATACGCTGGTGGCCTGCGGCGGCTTCTCTTACGGCGACGTCCTGGGCGCCGGCGAAGGTTGGGCGAAATCTATCTTGTTCAACGAGCGGGTGCGCGACGAGTTCGAAGCGTTCTTCCACCGTCCGCAGACGCTGGCGCTGGGCGTGTGCAACGGCTGTCAGATGATGTCCAACCTGCGCGAGCTGATCCCGGGCGCAGAGCACTGGCCGCGCTTTGTGCGCAACCTGTCGGATCGTTTCGAGGCGCGCTTCAGCCTGGTGGAAGTGGCGGCCAGTCCGTCGCTGTTCCTGCAGGGCATGACCGGTTCACGTATGCCGATCGCCGTTTCCCACGGTGAAGGGCATGTCGAAGTGCGCGATGCGGCGCATCTGGCGGCGCTGGAAAGCCACGGTTTGGTGGCGCTGCGTTTCGTCAACAACGCCGGTCAGGTGACGGAAGCTTACCCGGCTAACCCGAACGGTTCGCCGAACGGCATTACCGCCGTAACCAGCGCCAGCGGGCGTGCCACGGTGATGATGCCGCACCCGGAACGCGTGTTCCGCACGGTCAGCAACTCCTGGCACCCGGAAGAGTGGGGCGAGGACAGCCCGTGGATGCGCATGTTCCGCAACGCCCGTAAGCAACTGGGCTAA
- the qseG gene encoding two-component system QseEF-associated lipoprotein QseG: protein MYTWSKRLRLAQTERSPRATHRAPLGKRPISWLGAVFFMPLLLAGCVDRAVSGGLNPQQQEAIPDTKVIDYRTAACDTLWQLDDKDALANSLYWLRAMDCADRIGSTQARALAKTVPGDSWSGVFKQSILLGSAQPTSGERRQIIDRINSYRMEFPGSLRPLTQLWRQQQLLQITLFDEKARYQHLQESSDSQIDSLRQSQARLQSQLQDTSRKLENLTDIERQLSSRKQLQGEIPDNSAGSQKGEAAGKKGAAAKGAESQDEPEKGTALPVEPEDTYTPHPANKESHAQ, encoded by the coding sequence ATGTACACATGGTCTAAACGCCTTCGTCTTGCACAGACCGAACGTTCACCGCGTGCCACGCACAGAGCGCCGCTCGGCAAACGCCCGATCAGCTGGTTGGGCGCCGTCTTCTTTATGCCGCTGTTGCTGGCGGGCTGCGTCGATCGCGCCGTCAGCGGTGGCCTGAACCCTCAGCAGCAAGAGGCGATCCCGGATACCAAGGTAATCGATTACCGCACCGCGGCTTGCGATACCCTGTGGCAGTTGGACGATAAGGACGCGCTGGCTAACTCGCTCTACTGGCTGCGCGCGATGGACTGCGCCGATCGCATCGGGTCGACCCAGGCGCGTGCGCTGGCGAAAACGGTGCCTGGCGACAGCTGGTCCGGCGTTTTCAAACAGAGCATCCTGCTGGGCAGCGCGCAGCCGACCTCCGGCGAACGCCGCCAAATCATCGACAGGATCAACAGCTACCGGATGGAATTCCCCGGTTCACTGCGTCCGCTGACGCAGCTGTGGCGCCAGCAGCAATTGCTGCAGATCACGCTGTTCGATGAGAAAGCTCGCTATCAGCATCTGCAGGAGAGCAGCGACAGTCAGATCGATTCGCTGCGCCAGAGCCAGGCGCGTCTGCAATCTCAGCTGCAGGACACCTCGCGCAAGCTGGAGAACCTGACCGACATCGAGCGCCAGCTCTCTTCGCGCAAGCAGCTGCAAGGGGAAATCCCGGACAACAGCGCAGGTTCGCAAAAGGGCGAAGCCGCCGGTAAAAAAGGCGCGGCCGCCAAAGGGGCTGAATCGCAGGACGAACCGGAAAAAGGCACCGCGCTGCCGGTTGAACCGGAAGACACCTATACGCCGCACCCTGCCAATAAGGAGTCCCACGCGCAATGA
- a CDS encoding sensor histidine kinase: MISLKKWRLFPRSLRQLVLLAFLLVLLPLLVLAYQAYQSLDHLSAQAADINRTTLVDARRSEAMTSVALEMERSYRQYCVLVDPTLQKLYQNQRKQYSQMLDAHAPILPDERYYQTLRQLLTQLAAIKCHNSGPDQEASALLESFSRSNAEMVQATRAVVFSRGQQLQQAIAERGQFFGWQALLLFLVSVLLVVLFTRMIIGPVKAVERMINRLGEGRALGSTASFKGPRELRSLAQRIIWLSERLAWLESQRHEFLRHISHELKTPLASMREGTELLADEVAGPLTSDQKEVVAILDNSSRHLQQLIEQLLDYNRKLADGPAEHENVELREMVDLVVAAHSLPARAKMISTEITLEAEICWAEPTLLMRVLDNLYSNAVHYGKESGNIWIRSRQVGQRVQIDVANTGTPIPEAERAMIFEPFFQGSHQRKGAVKGSGLGLSIAQDCIRRMRGELQLATVAGADVCFRIELPLTAENE; the protein is encoded by the coding sequence ATGATTTCGTTGAAAAAATGGCGTTTATTCCCCCGTTCGCTGCGGCAATTGGTGCTGCTGGCGTTCCTGTTGGTGCTGTTGCCGCTGCTGGTGCTGGCCTATCAGGCCTACCAGAGTCTGGATCACCTCAGCGCGCAGGCGGCGGACATCAACCGCACCACGCTGGTGGACGCGCGGCGCAGCGAGGCGATGACCAGCGTGGCGCTGGAGATGGAGCGCAGCTATCGTCAGTACTGCGTGCTGGTCGATCCTACGCTGCAGAAGCTGTACCAGAACCAGCGCAAGCAGTATTCGCAGATGCTGGATGCCCACGCGCCGATCCTGCCGGACGAGCGCTACTACCAAACGCTGCGCCAGTTGCTGACCCAGCTGGCGGCGATCAAATGCCATAACAGCGGGCCGGACCAAGAGGCTTCCGCCTTGCTCGAGTCGTTCTCCCGTTCCAACGCCGAAATGGTGCAGGCCACGCGCGCGGTGGTGTTCTCGCGTGGCCAGCAGCTGCAGCAGGCCATTGCCGAGCGCGGCCAGTTCTTCGGCTGGCAGGCGCTGCTGCTGTTCCTGGTCAGCGTGCTGCTGGTGGTGCTGTTCACCCGCATGATCATCGGGCCGGTCAAGGCCGTGGAGCGGATGATCAACCGCCTGGGGGAAGGGCGTGCGCTGGGCAGCACCGCGTCATTCAAAGGGCCGCGCGAGCTGCGTTCGCTGGCGCAGCGCATCATCTGGCTGAGCGAGCGGCTGGCGTGGCTGGAGTCGCAGCGCCACGAGTTCCTGCGCCATATTTCACACGAGCTGAAAACGCCGTTGGCCAGCATGCGTGAAGGCACCGAACTGCTGGCCGACGAGGTGGCGGGGCCGCTGACTTCCGATCAGAAAGAGGTGGTGGCGATCCTCGACAACAGCAGCCGCCATCTGCAGCAGCTGATCGAACAGCTGTTGGATTACAACCGCAAATTGGCCGATGGCCCGGCGGAACACGAGAACGTCGAGCTGCGCGAAATGGTCGATTTGGTGGTCGCCGCGCACAGTTTGCCGGCGCGGGCGAAGATGATTTCCACCGAAATTACGCTGGAGGCGGAAATCTGCTGGGCAGAGCCTACGCTATTAATGCGCGTGCTGGATAATCTCTACTCCAATGCGGTGCACTACGGCAAGGAATCCGGTAACATTTGGATCCGCAGCCGTCAGGTTGGACAACGGGTGCAAATCGACGTCGCCAATACCGGCACGCCGATCCCCGAGGCTGAAAGAGCCATGATTTTCGAGCCTTTTTTCCAGGGTAGTCACCAGCGAAAAGGGGCGGTAAAAGGAAGCGGACTGGGGTTGAGCATCGCTCAGGACTGTATCCGTCGCATGCGCGGTGAGCTGCAACTGGCGACGGTCGCCGGTGCAGACGTCTGCTTCCGCATTGAACTGCCGTTAACCGCCGAGAATGAATAA
- the tadA gene encoding tRNA adenosine(34) deaminase TadA — protein sequence MTEYNDEYWMRQALQLALRAQEEGEVPVGALLVLDNQVIGEGWNRPIGRHDPTAHAEIMALRQGGAVLQNYRLLNATLYVTLEPCVMCAGAMVHSRIRRLVYGAADEKTGAAGSLVDILRHPGMNHQVEIVSGVLADECAATLSNFFRLRREQKKALRLAQRAADKPE from the coding sequence ATGACTGAATATAACGATGAGTACTGGATGCGTCAGGCATTGCAGCTGGCCCTGCGCGCGCAGGAAGAGGGCGAGGTGCCGGTGGGTGCGCTGCTGGTGCTGGACAATCAGGTCATCGGCGAGGGTTGGAACCGCCCGATCGGCCGACACGATCCTACCGCACACGCCGAGATCATGGCGCTGCGCCAGGGCGGCGCGGTGCTGCAAAACTACCGTTTGCTGAACGCCACGCTTTACGTCACGCTGGAGCCCTGCGTGATGTGCGCCGGTGCGATGGTGCACAGCCGTATCCGCCGGCTGGTGTATGGCGCCGCCGACGAGAAAACCGGCGCGGCCGGTTCGCTGGTGGACATTCTGCGCCATCCGGGCATGAACCATCAGGTGGAGATCGTCTCGGGCGTGCTGGCGGACGAATGCGCCGCCACCCTGAGCAATTTCTTCCGCCTGCGCCGTGAACAGAAAAAAGCGCTCAGGCTGGCGCAGCGGGCGGCGGATAAGCCGGAATAA